Part of the Caballeronia sp. SL2Y3 genome is shown below.
AACTGGTGCTTGAACTTCTCGACGATCTGGCTATAGCCGCTGCCATGAAAACATTTGACTAGCAGCGACCCCTCGGGTTTCAGATGGTTTTGAGCGAATTCCAGCGCCAGATCGCAAAGATGCTCGATCCGCGCCGCATCCGCACTCGCTACTCCGGAGAGGTTGGGGGCCATGTCGGAGATTACAAGGTCCACTTGCCGCTCGCCGACGATTTCGTCCAGTTGCGCGAGCACCGAGTCTTCGCGGAAGTCGCCCTGGATGAACGTCACGTCCGCGATCGGCTCCATCGGCAGAATATCGAGCGCGATGATCGTGCCGTCGATGCCGCCTTCGCGCTGCGCGTCGCGCTTCGAACCCTGCGCGAGCTTGTTGCGCGCGTACTGGCTCCAGCTTCCGGGCGTCGAACCCAGATCGACGATGACCTGCCCCGGCTTGATGAGCTTGTCCTGCTCGTCGATCTCCTTGAGCTTGTACGCCGCGCGGGCCCGATAGCCCTCGCGCTGCGCCATCTTCACGTACGGATCGTTGATGTGGTCATGCAACCACGAATGATTGAAGCGATTCTTTGCCATTCAAGCTGAACTCATGCCGCGTTCGTGCGGCGTGGAAGGTGTTTCGGTGGCGCGAGCAACGCGCGCCAATGCGTGGTCTCCGGATTGCGTGCCCCTGCGTGTCGTTGCTTGCCGTTGCGTGCGCGAAAACTTGCAGCAACATGCGGCGCTTTTAGCGGATAATACCCGTCTTGTCGGCCGGAACGTTTCCGCGGGCGCTCGAATGCGCCCGGCAATCGCGTCTCCGGCCTATTTTGTTTTTGGCGGCGGTCCACCTCGGCCGGCCGAACCAGGCCATCTTGCCGGCTTCTTCGCACTTCGCATTACGCGTCTGGCACGCCGTCAGGCCCGCGCCGCCCTATTTTAGTCGACTCCCCAATTTCTCATGCCAGCTCTCGAACTCTCTCCTGCCCAACGCTCCGACCTGCGCTCCCAGGCCCATGCGCTCAAGCCCGTCGTGCTCGTCGGCGCGGAGGGTTTGACGGATGCCGTGCTGAACGAAATCGGCGTGCACCTCGAAGCGCACCAGCTCATCAAGATTCGCGTATTCGGCGACGACCGCGAGGCGCGCATCGCCATTTACGACGAAATCTGCGACCGCCTGAACGCAGCGCCTATCCAGCATATCGGCAAGCTGCTGGTCATCTGGAGGCCCGAAGGCGCCGCGCCGGCCAAGAGCCGCGGAACGCGCACGCGCAGCACCATGCCGCCGAGCGCGGCCGAAGCCGTCGAGCGTCCTTCGAAGGGCCGCGCGCCGCGCATCGTCAAGGCCGTAAAGATTTCGCGCGATGCGCCTGCGTTCAAAAAGCCCAAGAAGCAGACGCTCAAGGTGCTCGGCAATGAGCGCGTGACCGCGGGCGGTAACGTGAAGCGCGCGAAGAAGCGTCAGACGAGCTCGAAGCGCCAGCATCAGGCCGCGAAGTAAGCAGCGCGGCGCGAGAACGCTCGCGCCGCATGCGGCCACGGCGCGGATCAGCTCCGCGCCCGCTTGGCCGCCATCTTCGCCGACTTGTTCTTCGGCACGATGGCGCTAGGCGCACTGCCCGGCAAGCGCCACACGAGCGCAATGCCGAAAAGACATTCGATCAGATAGATGGCGCTCGATATGCCGTGCAGAATGCCGAACTGCCGCGCATAGGGCGAACTGGCGAGATCGGTGCCGGCTGCCTGCGCCGCCATGCGCAGCGAGTTCATGAACGGCTGCAACGCGAAGTAACCGGCGAGCACGCACACCAGCATGACCGCGACAATCCACCGCACGCGCTTATAGTCGGCGATACCGCTTTTCACGAAGCGATTGCCGATCAGAATCAGAACCAACGCGCTGACGACGCCGACGAACGCCTCGATTCTGAAGTACTGCGCGGCCACCGATCCGGCCACGGCAGAGTCCAGCATCGAAAAGAGAACGGGCGTGGCGACGAGGCCGAGCGTCAGCAGGCTGCCGACCCAGAGCATGCTGACGATGCGAAAAACGCGGTGCGCGATGGCCATCAGACGTAACGGACAGCGATGATTTCGTACTCGCGCGCGCCGCCCGGCGCCTGCACCGACGCGACGTCGCCTTCAGACTTCGAAATCAGCGCGCGCGCAATCGGCGAGCTCACCGAGATCAGGCCGTGATCGATATCCGCTTCGTCGTCGCCGACGATCTGGTAGGTCACGGTGTCGCCGGATTCCAGGTCTTCCAATTCGACGGTCGCGCCGAACACCACGCGGCCGTCGGCATCCACGGTCGTCGGGTCGATCACTTGCGCCGCGGCCAGCTTCGATTCGAGTTCGGCGATCCGGCCCTCGATGAAACCCTGCTTCTCCTTCGCGGCATCGTATTCTGCGTTCTCAGACAGATCGCCCTGCGCGCGCGCTTCCGCGATCGCGTTGATGACCGCCGGACGCTCGACAGCCTTCAGGCGTTGCAATTCGTCGCGCAGCAACTCCGCGCCGCGCTTGGTCAAGGGAATCGTGCTCATAGACAACCCAAAGCAAAAAACAGCCGTAAAAAAATTACCGCGGTTAGCGCATCTCCCGTATGAGGAGATACCGCTCAACCGCGGCTCGTGTTACTTAGACCAGTCGTCGAAGCCTTAGTTTAGGCGAGCATGCAAGCCTTGTAAATCATAGACTTCCAAATCGCGCAGATAACGCAGGCCTTCCACGGCGGCACGCGCGCCGGACATCGTCGTGTAGTACGTGACCTTATTGGCCTGCGCGCTCATGCGAATCGAGCGCGAATCGGCGATCGCCGCGCGGGTTTCATCGACCGTCGTGAAGACGAGCGCGATCTCGCCGTTCTTGATCATGTCGACGATATGCGGCCGGCCGTCCTTCACCTTGTTGACGACCTTGACCGGCACGCCCGCCGCCGCGATGGCCGCAGCCGTGCCCTTGGTCGCGACGATCGGATAGCCGAGCTCGTGCAGCATGCTCGCCACTTCGACCGCCTTCGGCTTGTCCGCGTCCATCACCGTGAGAAGCACCGTGCCCGATTCCGGCAAGCGCGAACCGGCCGCGAGCTGCGACTTGAAGAGCGCCTCGCCGAACGTGCGGCCCACGCCCATCACTTCGCCGGTCGAACGCATTTCCGGTCCGAGAACCGGATCGACGGTCGGGAACTTGACGAACGGGAACACCGCTTCCTTCACGCTGAAGTACGGCGGCACGATTTCCTTCGTCACGCCTTGCTGCGCGAGCGTCTGACCGACCATGGCGCGCGCGGCGATTTTCGCGAGCGGCAGGCTCGTCGCCTTCGACACATACGGCACCGTGCGCGATGCGCGCGGGTTCACTTCCAGCACGTAGATGACGTCCTTCTTCGTGCCGTCTTCCTGCGGAACCTGCTGGATGGCGAACTGCACGTTCATCAGGCCGACGACGTTCAGCGCCTTGGCCATCGCTGCGGTTTGACGCTTCAGCTCGTCGACGGTCGCATCCGACAGCGAATACGGCGGCAGCGAACAGGCCGAATCGCCCGAATGCACGCCCGCCTGCTCGATGTGCTCCATCACGCCGCCGATGAACACGGCTTCGCCGTCCGAGATGCAGTCGACGTCGCATTCGATCGCGTCGTTGAGGAAGCGGTCGAGCAGCACCGGCGAATCGTTCGACACCTTCACGGCCTCGCGCATGTAGCGTTCGAGGTCGCGCGGCTCGTGCACGATTTCCATCGCGCGGCCGCCCAGCACATACGAAGGACGCACGACGAGCGGATAACCGATCTCTTCCGCGAGCTTCAGCGCTTCGTCTTCCGCGCGCGCGGTGCGATTCGGCGGCTGACGCAGATCCAGATCCTTCAGCAGCTTCTGGAAGCGTTCGCGGTCTTCGGCGGCGTCGATCATGTCCGGCGACGTGCCGATGATCGGTACACCGTTCGCCTCGAGATCCAGCGCGAGCTTGAGCGGCGTCTGGCCGCCGTACTGCACGATCACGCCGACCGGCTTTTCCAGATCGACGACTTCGAGCACGTCTTCGAGCGTGAGCGATTCGAAGTAGAGGCGGTCGGAGGTGTCGTAGTCCGTGGACACGGTCTCCGGATTGCAGTTGACCATGATGGTTTCATAGCCGTCTTCGCGCATGGCGAGCGCGGCGTGAACGCAGCAGTAGTCGAACTCGATGCCCTGCCCGATCCGGTTCGGCCCGCCGCCGAGCACCATGATCTTCTTCTTGTCCGTCGGATTCGCTTCGCACTCTTCCTCGTAGGTCGAGTACATGTAGGCGGTCTTCGTCGCGAATTCGGCCGCGCACGTGTCGACGCGCTTGTACACCGGACGCACCTTCAGCGCATGGCGCTTCTTGCGCACGTCGGCTTGCGTCGAGCCCGTGAGTTTGGCGAGACGCCGATCCGAGAAGCCGCTCTTTTTCAGATACAGCAGTTCGTCACGCGTGAGGCTTTCGAGCGTGCGGCCTTGCAGCGCCTTTTCCTTCAGCACGATTTGTTCGATCTGCGCGAGGAACCACGGATCGATCGACGTTTCCTCGAAGATTTCCTCGGGCGTGAGGCCGAGGCGGAACGCGTCGCCGAGATACCAGATGCGGTCCGGGCCCGGCTCGCCGATCTCGCGGATCACTTCGTCGCGGCTCGTGGTCTTTTCGTCGAGACCGTCCACGCCGACTTCCAGACCGCGCAGCGCCTTCTGGAACGACTCCTGGAACGTGCGGCCGATGGCCATGACTTCGCCGACCGACTTCATCTGCGTCGTGAGACGCGAATCGGCTTCGCGGAATTTCTCGAACGCGAAACGCGGCACCTTCGTCACGACATAGTCGATGGTCGGCTCGAACGATGCCGGCGTCTGCCCGCCGGTGATTTCGTTCTTGAGCTCGTCGAGCGTGTAGCCGCATGCGAGCTTCGCGGCGACCTTGGCGATCGGGAAGCCCGTCGCCTTCGATGCCAAAGCGGATGAGCGCGACACACGCGGATTCATTTCGATGACGACCATGCGGCCGTCCTTCGGATTGATCGCGAACTGCACGTTCGAGCCGCCCGTGTCCACGCCGATCTCGCGCAGCACCGCGAGCGACGCGTTACGCAGCACCTGATACTCCTTGTCGGTGAGCGTCTGCGCGGGCGCGACGGTGATGGAGTCGCCGGTGTGCACGCCCATCGGATCGAGGTTTTCGATGGAGCACACGATGATGCAGTTGTCCTTTTTATCGCGGACCACTTCCATCTCGTACTCTTTCCAGCCGAGCAGCGATTCTTCGATCAAGAGCTCGCGCGTCGGCGAAAGATCGAGACCGCGACGGCAGATTTCCTCGAACTCTTCCTTGTTGTACGCGATGCCGCCGCCCGATCCGCCGAGCGTGAACGACGGCCGGATCACGGTCGGATAACCGCCGCTGCCGGTCGCTTCGGCGATCTGGGCCTGCACGGCGAGCGCCTCTTCCATCGAATGCGCGATGCCCGACTTGGCCGAACCGAGGCCGATCTTGGTCATCGCGTCCTTGAACTTCTGGCGGTCTTCCGCCTTGTCGATGGCTTCCGGCGACGCGCCGATCAGCTCGACGTTGTACTTCTCCAGCACGCCGTGATGGAACAGGTCGAGCGCGCAATTGAGCGCGGTCTGCCCGCCCATGGTCGGCAGGATCGCGTCCGGGCGCTCTTTCGCGATGATGCGCTCGACCACTTCCCACGAGATCGGCTCGATGTAGGTGACGTCCGCCGTGTTCGGGTCGGTCATGATCGTCGCGGGATTGCTGTTGACGAGAATGACCTTGTAGCCTTCCTCGCGCAGCGCCTTGCACGCCTGCGCGCCGGAATAGTCGAACTCGCACGCCTGACCGATGATGATCGGGCCCGCGCCGATGATGAGAATGCTCTTGATGTCTGTGCGCTTCGGCATAACTGTGCTCTGTGGTGTTCTTTATGCGGCGACCTTCGCCGTCTCCATCAGCTTGATGAAGCGGTCGAACAGATACGCGATGTCGTGCGGGCCGGGCGACGCTTCCGGATGGCCCTGGAAGCAGAACGCGGGCTTGTCGGTCAGCGCGAAGCCTTGCAACGTGCCGTCGAAGAGCGAGACGTGCGTGACCTTCGCGTTCGCGGGGAGCGTCGCGGCATCGACCGCGAAGCCGTGGTTCTGCGACGTGATCACGACGCGGCCGTCTTCCATGTCCTTCACCGGATGGTTCGCGCCGTGGTGGCCGGTCTTCATCTTCGTGGTCTTGGCACCGACGGCGAGCCCCATGATCTGATGCCCGAGGCAGATGCCGAACGTGGGAATGCCGCGCTCGATGAATTCACGCGTGGCGGCGATCGCGTAGTCGCACGGTTCGGGGTCGCCGGGGCCGTTGGACAGGAAGATGCCGTCCGGGTTGAGCGCCAGCGCGTCGGCGGCGGTCGCTTCGGCGGGAAGCACGGTCACGTGACAGCCGCGCTCGGCCAGCATGCGGAGGATGTTGTACTTCACGCCGTAATCGAACGCGACGACGCGGAATTTCGGCGCGTCCTGCGTGCCGTAGCCGCTGCCGAGGCGCCATTCGCGCTGCGTCCATTCGTAACGCTCTTTCGTCGACACGACCTTCGCGAGGTCCATGCCGGCGAGTCCGGGGAACGAGCGCGCGAGTTCGAGAGCCTTCGCCTCGTCGTCGCTGCCGGCGAGGATGCAGCCGTTCTGCGCGCCCTTGTCGCGCAGAATGCGCGTGAGCTTGCGCGTGTCGATGCCCGCAATGGCGGGGATGCCCTGCGCCTTCAGATAGTCGGAGAGGGTTTGCTCGGAACGGAAATTCGAAGCGAGCACCGGCAGATCACGGATGATGAGGCCGGCGGCATGGACTCGGCTGGCTTCGACGTCCTCGGCGTTGACGCCGACGTTGCCGATGTGCGGATAAGTCAGGGTGACGATCTGGCGGGCGTAGCTCGGATCGGTCAGGATTTCCTGATAGCCGGTGATCGCGGTGTTGAACACCACTTCGCCGATCGTCGAACCTGCGGCGCCGATCGATTGACCACGAAAGACCGTGCCGTCGGCAAGTGCGAGAAGTGCTGGGGAGAATGACGGCAACACGGGAAGCTCCTTGGGGAACACCCTGTTACCGACCTGTCTGTCCGAAATTCAGGCGTGGGGCCGCGGCACGAAGCGAGCGCGGGCATCCTTGCGCGAGGGCGGCGGCTTACACGCGGGAAACCCGGGAATCGAAGCTCGGACCGGCATGCTCGCAGCGAGCGAACGAGGTTGCCAAGCGGACGATTGCGACGTGCAGCGCGCGCTGCCAGGCGCAGCGAACGACGGTGTATGGGAGGTAGGCGCTAGGGTGCGGGTTGATATGCTCAAACCTTCGAATTATAGCGTGAAATCAGACGTTTCGCCAAATTTCGGAAGTCTCTGCTTGCCGCGCCCCGTTTCCTGCGACGCCTCTACGATGCAGTCCGTCTGGTCTTGTGCAGCACGCGGCTGGGCAACACGTACCAGACCGCGCTCGCCAATTGCAACGCGATCAGAATGCTCCATACCGTCACATGCGCGACAGCCGGATAGTGACCGCCTTCCGGCGTCCAATGCGAAAGCACCGCGCCCACGCCGACCTGGAACCCGAAGATCAGCAGGAAAATGACGAGCGTGAGCGTCGTCGTCGCCCGGCCGATCATGTGCGAGGGGAAGTACTCCGCCATCACCGCGTAGCTCAAAATGCCGGTGCCGCCGAACACGCCGTAGGCGGCGAGCAGCGTCGCGGGCGGCAGCGGCACGCGCAGCACCATCAGCACCTGCACGAGAACGTAGAGCGCCATCCCCACGCCGCAGAACGCGTACACCGACACGCCGCGCCGCTCCATGCCGCGCGCCGCCGCGCCGAAGCCGACGCACCCGAGCATCATCGCGAAGCCGAGCACCGAGACGAGCGCGGCGGCGTGCGCGGGCGTCAGGTTCATCACGTCGAGCAGATAGGGGCGGATCCAGAGCGATTGCATCGCGTAGAAGACGCCCTGCGTGACGACGGAGAACGACGCGATCTTCCAGAACGCGCCGCTTTTGAGGATATGCCAGGTGCCCTTGAACTGGCTGATGACGTCGGCCTGATGATGCGAGTCCGCGTTGCGAGGCGCGAACAGCGCGATGGCTGCCGCGACGACCAGCGTGAACACGCCGAGGCCGATCGATACCTGTCGCCACGTAGTCGTTTGCAATAGCGACGCGAGCGGTGAGCCGACCACCACCCCGCCGAGCCCGCCGACCGCCATGGTGAAGCCGTTGACGAGCGGCAGGCGCGCGACCGGAAAATGCTGCGCGGACGCCTTGAACGCCGCGCTCAGACAGACGGAGACGCCGATGCCGATCAGCAAACGCCCCACCATCAATCCGCCCAGCCCGTGCGACGCACCGAACGTCCATATGCCGGCCGCCGCGAACACCAGCATGCCGGCGGTGACGCGGCGCGGGCCGTAGTGGTCCAGCAGCACGCCGACCGGAATCTGCGCGATCGCGAAGCCGATGAAATAGAGCGACGTCAGCAAGCCGAGATCGGCGGCGGACAGACCGAGATCATGCGTGATGAGCGGCGCAAAGCCGAGGTTGACGCCGCGAAACACGTACGAGACGAAATACCCGGCGGCGAAGAGGAAGAATACCCGCAGACGAACGGAGGACGGCATGCGCTGGACAGTTGTTCTTTTGAAACGCCAGTTTAACTGCGCCGCCAAACGAAAACGCCGTCACCTTGGTGACGGCGTGGAATAAGCAGAAAGCGCGCGCCGCGCTGCCCTTATTTCTTCTTGGCCTTGGAACCGCCCGAATGCGCGGCGGCGTGCTTTTCCGTTCTGGCCGAGGCAGCGGGCTTGGCCGAAGCGCCCGTCTTCGGCGAGATCGTAGTCGACACGCGCGTGAGCGTATGTCCCGGCGCCTTGCCGTGCGGCGTTTTCGCGGTGACATGCGTGCCGATTCGGCTGACGCCGCCCGACGAACGGCTCGACGCCGCCACCGTCTCGACGCGCACCGGACCGGGCTCGGCCGGCACGGCACGACCGTACGGCACGTGCAGCACGACGACTTGCCCCGGCATGAACATGTCGCGATGCGTATGGTTCCAGGCCCGCACCTGCGCCACCGATACGTTGTAACGGTCCGCCAGCGTCGCGATGGACTGCTTGCGGCGCACGCGAATGGCCATCTTGCGCGTATCGGGCACATCGCGCTCGACCGCAAGCATTGCGTTCGCGGCGACGTCCGCGCTGATGTCTTCGTCGTCATCGTCCGTGCGCGGCACGACGATGGTCGAACCCGGCTTCAGACGCATGCCCGCCGGAATGCGGTTGACCGACATGAGCGTGTCCGCGTCGACGCCGATTTTTTCTGCGATGGCCGCGGGCCGCGCCCGCTCCGTCACCGTGTACGTGGTCCACGACGACAACGCGCCCGTGTACGAACCGAGGTTGCGCTGGAACGTGGCGGCGTTGTCGAACGGCAGCAGGATTTGCGGATTCGTCGCGCCGAGAATGACCGGCTTCGAGAACGACGGATTCAGCGAGCGGAATTCCTCGACGCTCATGCCGGCGAGCTTCGCGGCCATGGTCACGTCGATATCGCGCGCGGTCGTGACCGTGACGAAGTACGGGTGATTCGGAATGTCCGGCAGCGCGAGGCCGTACTGCTGCGGGCTCATCACGATGTTCTTGACGGCCTGCAGCTTCGGCACGTAATTGCGCGTTTCGTTGGGCATGCGCAGGCTTTCGTAGTCGGTCGGCAAACCGGCCGCTTCGTTGCGCGCAATGGCCCGCTGCACGTTGCCCTCGCCCCAGTTGTACGCGGCGAGCGCCAGGTGCCAGTCGCCGAACATGTCATGCAGACGCGAGAGGTAATCCAGCGCGGCGCTCGTCGACGCGAGCACGTCGCGGCGCTCGTCCTGCCACATGTTCTGCTTGAGGTTGTAGTCGCGGCCGGTGCCCGGCACGAACTGCCACATGCCGGCCGCCTTCGCAACCGATAGCGCCTGCGGGTTGTACGCCGACTCGATGAACGGCAGAAGCGCCAGTTCCGTCGGCATATGGCGCTGCTCCAATTCCTCGACGATGTGATACAGGTACTTCTGCGAGCGCGTGGTCATGCGCTCGACGTAGTCCGGGCGCTGCGCGTACCAGTTCACCTGCATGTCGACGAGATCGCTTTGCAGGTCCGGAATCTGGAAGCCATTGCGAATGCGGCTCCACAAGTCCGCCGAACCGGCGAGCGAAGTGACAGGCGTCTTGTCGACGTTGATGGTTTCCTTGGCGGCTGCGGTGCGGCGAATCGTGTCGGCGACTTGTTGCTGCGAGGCGGCGGTAGGAGTAGCGGAAGTAGGATCGGAGGCGGGCGCTGTCGGCCCCTGGCTGGCACACGCGGCCAGCGTCAGGACGGATAGCGCGCTCAATGTTAGTCGCATGAACGTCTCGGCTTCCAAAAGATATGCCTGGAAATTTGGAGCCGATAGTACGGAACCGAACCTAGGACGTCAATAAGAATGCACGTAAAACCCCTGCAAAATCTTGCATCTATCGCCGTTCCTAAAGTATTGGATGAAGTTCCCTGCGATTAGCGGAAGTTATCCTTCCATCCGCGCAGCATGCGAAACGCCTCGGTGCGGCCGGCGACCGGCTCCTTGAACTGCGCGACAAGCGCCGCCTGAATTGCCGGCTGATCGACGCGCAAGAACGGATTTACCGCTTTTTCATGACCGATGGTCGTGGGCAGCGTCGGCTTGCCGGCGGCGCGCAGCGCCTGCGCTTCGTCGCTCCAGCGCGAGAGCGCCGCGCTGTCCGGCTCGCAGGCCCGCGCGAAGCGAATGTTCGACAGCGTGTATTCGTGCGCGCAGTGCACGAGCGTCGCATCGGGAAGCGCCGCAAGCGCGTCGAGCGAGGTGAGCATCTGCTGCGGCGTGCCTTCGAAAAGACGCCCGCAGCCGCTCGCGAACAGCGTGTCGCCGCAGAAGACATGCGGCGTGCCGCTGCTGTCGTCTTCCTGAAAATACGCGATATGGCCGGCCGTATGGCCAGGCACATCCATGACGATGAAGCTGAGTTCCGGCTGCGCGATGCGCACCGTGTCGCCGCCTGCCAGCCGCTCGGTCAGATGCTCGATGCGCTCGCCCGCCGGTCCGTACACGGGAATGCCCTCGTCCGATCGGCTATCGAGCAATGCTTTCACGCCGCCGACATGGTCGCGATGATGGTGCGTGAGTAAAATAGCGGTCAGCCGCCAGCCGCGTTCCGCGAGATAGGCCTCGACGGGCGCGGCGTCGCCCGGGTCGATCACGACGGCATCGCGCGAATCCGACACGAGCCAGATGTAGTTGTCTTCGAAGGCCGGGACCGGCACGTACTCGAGTTCGCGCCTGGGCGCGCGTTTGGACGAATCTTCAGCAAACGAATCCATGGCGATCATCTACGCGGCATCCGAACATGTCTGACCGAGCGATTATAGACTGGCCCGCCTGGACGAGCTCCGCGCCCGGACGCTACGTGCTGGACTGGGAGCAGGCGCAGCTCGACCGCGTGGTCTGCGATATCTTCGGCTATCACGCGCTTCAGCTCGGCATGCCGCAACTGGATGCCCTGCGCGAGAATCGCATGACCGGGCGCGCGCTCGTGCTCGACGCCGAAAGCGGCGCGAGCGCGCCGTACACGCTGCCGCGCACATCCTCAAGAGGCGCGAGCGCGCCGGAAGGACGCAGCACGGTCTGGTGCGAATTCCTGGATCTGCCGTTCGAAGCGCAGAGCGTCGATTTGCTCGTGCTTCCGCATACGCTGGAATTCTCGAGTGATCCGCACCGGCTCTTGCGCGAAGCCGAGCGCGTGCTCGTCCCCGAAGGCCAGCTGATCATTCTCGGCTTCAATTCGCTCAGTTTGTGGGGCGCGCGGCAGTCGCTCGGCAAGGTGGCGGGA
Proteins encoded:
- a CDS encoding class I SAM-dependent methyltransferase; its protein translation is MSDRAIIDWPAWTSSAPGRYVLDWEQAQLDRVVCDIFGYHALQLGMPQLDALRENRMTGRALVLDAESGASAPYTLPRTSSRGASAPEGRSTVWCEFLDLPFEAQSVDLLVLPHTLEFSSDPHRLLREAERVLVPEGQLIILGFNSLSLWGARQSLGKVAGRPFVPEAHDMIAFTRIKDWIKLLGFDLERGRFGCYRPPLLTDKWLQRYEFMEPAGDRWWPIFGAAYMITAVKRVRGMRLIGPRKLKKPALAPGLAPVAAPHTRNEH